In the genome of Chaetodon auriga isolate fChaAug3 chromosome 15, fChaAug3.hap1, whole genome shotgun sequence, one region contains:
- the mogat2 gene encoding 2-acylglycerol O-acyltransferase 2, whose protein sequence is MKLDFAPLNTPLHRRLQTAAVLQWVFSFLGLAPTCIFLYFYLLFTRFWLISVLYSVWWFIDYDTPSRGGRRAPFLCGLKIWEYMRDYFPIKLVKTADLDPRHNYILGFHPHGVLVAGAFTNFCTYATGFRQLFPGLTTYLLMLPLWFRAPFFRDYIMCAGLIPSDRESSSYKLRQKGGGNAVVIAVGGAPESLDAHPGNYNVLLADKKGFIKMAMENGAHLVPVFSFGENEVFDQVDNSRGTWLRWTQERLQRIMGVALPLFHARGIFQYSFGLMPYRKPINTVVGRPIRVERNDKPTAEELNALHQLYMDELSDLFEEHKGNYGVDKDTHLNFV, encoded by the exons caCCCACCTGCATCTTCCTGTACTTTTACCTCCTGTTCACCCGCTTCTGGCTGATCAGTGTGCTGTACTCTGTCTGGTGGTTCATTGACTATGACACTCCTTCACGTGGAGGCCGCAGGGCGCCCTTCCTGTGTGGCCTCAAAATTTGGGAATACATGCGGGATTACTTCCCCATCAAG CTGGTGAAGACAGCTGACCTGGACCCCAGGCACAACTACATCCTGGGCTTCCATCCCCATGGAGTGTTGGTGGCAGGAGCCTTCACTAACTTCTGCACATATGCTACAGGCTTCAGACAGCTGTTTCCCGGCCTCACCACCTACCTGCTCATGCTGCCTCTTTGGTTCAGAGCCCCATTCTTCAGAGACTACATcatgtgtgcag GACTGATTCCTTCTGACAGAGAGAGTAGCAGCTACAAGCTCCGCCAAAAGGGTGGTGGGAACGCTGTTGTAATAGCAGTCGGTGGGGCTCCAGAGTCCCTTGATGCCCACCCTGGGAACTACAATGTACTCTTGGCTGATAAGAAAGGCTTCATCAAAATGGCCATGGAGAACGG tGCTCATCTGGTGCCAGTCTTCTCCTTTGGAGAGAATGAAGTCTTTGATCAGGTGGACAACTCCAGAGGAACCTGGCTTCGGTGGACACAGGAGCGGCTGCAACGTATCATGGGTGTCGCCCTGCCTCTCTTCCACGCACGCGGCATTTTCCAGTACTCTTTCGGTCTCATGCCATACAGAAAACCCATCAATACAGTAG TTGGAAGGCCAATTAGGGTGGAGAGGAATGACAAGCCAACAGCCGAGGAACTTAATGCCCTCCACCAGCTGTACATGGACGAGCTCAGCGATCTGTTTGAAGAGCACAAAGGCAACTATGGAGTGGACAAGGATACCCACCTGAACTTTGTCTAA